TTCGTGGGATTCTCGGCGCGCGTGCGGCGCACTCCCCAGGATCCGCGCCCGCTCCGGGACCCCTCCCCAAAACGAGCCCGTACAAAGGGGCGTGCCCCGCCGCCGGGGCTCAACGGCGTCGCCAAGGGTACGAGTTGAGGGGTTGGGCCAGGACGACGGCCCCGAGGAGGGGGCGGGACCGTCGTCCACGAGTGCGCCGTCGAGAGAGAGCGGCGCCCACGGGCAGGTGTGCGGGTGTCATGGGCCATCCTCCGTCACTCCGGTGTCTACTCGGCCCGGGCCCCGGCCGAGGCCGCCGTAGCCAGCTGGGTGGCCAGACGGCGCAGCAGCCGGGCGGACGGGTCACCGCCGACCGTGAGGTTCAGGGTTTCGACCATGGCCGAACCGTCCTGGACGTACGAGCGGTGGACGACCCGGATACGGCAGGTGTCCGCGTCCTCCACGTCCGGCTCGGCCACGGCCGTGCGGCCGTCGATCCGGGTCAGGACACCCTCGGCCGCCGTCGGCGGCTGGTCGCGGTCGAAGCGCAGCTCGACGTACAGGTCGCTGGTGGTGCTGTGCCACTCGCAGTCCCAGTTGCCGAAGCCGATGTCGGGGTCCTCGGCGTCGATGTCGGGGACGGCCTCGAGTGCGTCCGCGCCGAGCAGGGTGCAAGCGTCCTGGTGGATCAGCGAGTCCGCCGGCAGGTCCGGTGAACGCCGGGGAAGCCGACCCCGGTTGAGCACCTCGGCGGCATGGCCGGTGGCGGCCTCGGCGATCTCGCACAGTGGCGCGCCGGTCCGGTCGCCGTCCACCTCGGCGACGACCATGACGGTGACGTCGGGATCGCCGGCCGCCCGCAGGCCCTTGACGCAGGCGTCGCTGTCCTCCGCCTCGTCCCACACGCTCACGGATCCCACGGTCCTCTGCGGCGTCGCCGGCTCCGAGGGCCCGGTGGTGTCGTACCAGAACTTCACGTCCACGGCGCCTTCGTCGCCTGTCTCCACGATGACGTCACAGCGGTCGAAGTTGCCGTAGTCCCGGTCGAGTTCCGCCTCACCGAAGCGCCCCAGCACCGCGGGGTCGGCCAGGGCGCAGAGGTCGGCGGTGCGGTGGTCGCCGAACACGGACGCCGACTTCACCGACACCGGCGGCGACGCCGCGGAGCCGGACGCCCCCGGTCCGGCCTTCCCGACTGTCCTGCCCTTCTCCCGACCGCCGCCCGACATGAGCTCGACGACCAGCAGGACGACGAGGGTCAGGGCGAGGACGGCCGCCACCGCGGCGACCAGGAAGCCCCGGGAGGGGGCGGGCACGGCAGGACGGTGCCCGTCGGAAGGCAGCTCAGGAGAGCCCGGTGAACCCGCCTCCTGGGCCCGGCTGCCCGAGGCCCGACCATTCAGCGGGCCGGCCCCACCCTCCCGGCCGCCCCTCGGCTCGGGTCCGGCCTCGGCCGGCTTCGGCGCGTCCGGCTCACCCGTACTGCCCACCCTGGACTCGTCGGCCTCACCCGTACTGCCGGCACCGGGCTCGTCCGCCTTCTCCAGCTGTGGCAGGGGGTCCTGGGGGCCCGCGATCTCTTCCAGGAGCCGGCGGGCCTCGGGCGCGGTCGGGCGGTGCGCCGGGTTCCGGGCGAGCATCGCCGGCAGCAGGGCCGCCAACACCCCGGTGTCCGCGGTGAGTTCGATGTCACCCCGGCCGGCCATCAGACCGGCGAGATACGGGCCTGCGTCTTCGGCGGCCTCGGGGCGCGGAGGGTCGCCGGCGACCAGCGCGTACAGGGTGCAGCCCAGCGAGAAGATGTCGGACGCCGGTTCCGGGCGGCCCGCCACCATTTCGGGGGCCGCGTAGTCGGGCGTGTAGCTGACGGCGCCGTTGGGGGTGATCGTCTCCGTGCTGTCCACCCGGTACGCGGCGCCGAAGTCGGCCAGTTTGGCGAGCCCTTCGGGCGTGACGACGACATTGCCCGGCTTGACGTCGCCGTGCACGATCCGCTTGGCGTGCAGCGCGGCGAGTGCGGCGGCGATCTGGGCGCCGACCCGGGCGGCGCGTTCCGGGGACAGCGGCGGGCGGCCGTCCAGGCTGCCTCCGGAGACGTACTCCATGACCAGCCAGGACGTCATCCGCCGCGGTCGGCCGGTCGGATCGTCGTCAACCGGTTCCCGTCCGCCATCCGAAAGGGTGAGTACGTCATGCAGGGTGACCACATGCGTGTGGCTGAGATGGGCCAGGGCGCGGCCCTCGGCGCTCAGCCGGTCGTAACCGCAGACGCCGGCGTCGGTCGTGTGCAGCCGTTTGAGGACCACCTCCCGAGGCAGCAGCAGGTCACGGGCGAGCCAGACCTCGCCCATTCCTCCCGTGAAGGGGCCTTGCGTCAGCCGGTAGCGCTCACCGACCGTCGTACCCTGGCGCACCCGATTCCCCTCAGCCGTTGCTCCGGATCACCTCGGCCGAACCTACTGGCCGAGCGGAACCTCGTACGGCGCCTTCACGGGATGTTCTCGCTCCACCGCTCGGCGAGACCGTCAGGAGCCTGGTCAGCAGGTCGCCGAGCCCGCGCCCCCGGCTCGGCACGGCGGGACCGCCGTACAACCGTTCCAGGGGCGAGGCGGCCGGGCGTGCCGATGACGCGCCGCGCCGGGCGCCGAGCTCACCGGACCACGAGCGACCGGAACGCGTTCCGCACGTCGGACTTGGACTCCGTGACGTACCTGGTCGTGGGCGGGGTGCCGGAGTCGCCGTAGGTGAAGTACGAGATGACCGCGGGGCAACTCGAGCCGCTGATCTGGATCTTGCGGTTGGCGACGAGCTTGCCGGTGCGCAGCTCGTAGACCTTCACCGGGATCGCGATCTTGTGGAAGCTGACGTACGTGAGGGCACCGGAGTCCCTGTCCCGGTACGGGCACGTCTCGACGGAGGTTCCGAAGTCCTCCAGCCCCATGCAGACCACCAGGACGGCGTTGGCCGGGTCGTCGGCCTTCCAGGAGCCGGGGAGCTTGCCGGTGTAGTCGCCGCCGTACGCGTCGTTGTCGCCGTAGAACAGGGCGCGGTTGGTGCCCTTGCCCATGGGCTTGGCGCCGCTGTACTTCGCCGGCTTGGAGCAGTACTCGGGCTGGGTGTCCGTCCCGCCCGCGAGCAGGTCTCGGACGTTGGCCAGCTCGATGCTGAGCGTCGCCTTCCTGGCCCCCTTCCGCGCCTTGGCCGCGAGGTCGCCGCCGGGGTACTGGTCGAGCAGCCGCTCGTAGTGGGTCCGGGCCGACTCCCAGCTGCTGTCCGCCATGAGGTCGTCACCGCATCCGACGAGCGCGGCGGGCGCGGTCCGCCTGACCGTGGCGGCGGACCCGTCCAGTACGTCGTGGCTCCGCTTCCGGTCACGGAGCCAGTCGGTGACGGTGACCGTGTCACAGGGGTCCTTGGCGGGCAGGCCGCCGAGGAATCCGTTCAAGGTCGCTTGGACCGTCTTCTCGTTGCCGGGTTCCGCGAGGACCGAGGCGAGTGTGCCGAAGCCCGCTTCCAGGGCATGCGTGTCCCCGCCGAGCGCGGTGGCCAGCTCGGCGCGGGCCGTCCGCAGCCGGTCGCACGCCTCTACGGTGTCGTCACCGCGGGCGGTCAGCGGGGCGTCGGCGATGCGGTGCCCGAACCACACCCTGTCCTGGGCGCTCACCACCTGTGCGCAGTCGCCGCTTTCGCGGGCCTCGGTGACGCTCCGCTGGATCCTGGAGGCTTCGAATCGCAGGAGCCCCACGGTCAGCAGCACCACCAGGATGATGCCGAGCGCGACCAGGCGCTGACCACGCACGGCACCCCGGACGGCACCTCTGCGCGCCAGGAACCAGCCGTGGGCGACGACGGCCGCCCACCACACGAGCACGGCGATCTCGTACGACGACGAGGCGGTCGAGGCGAGCCTCGAGACGAGTACGACGGTGACGGCAACGGCCGCGACGGCGAGCCTGCGCCGCCGCAGCATCAGGTAACCGACGCCGAGCAGAGAGGCGTTGCCGAGGGCGACGGCCGGCGGGTCGTGGACTCTGGCCTCGGCAGGCGGGTACTCCGGCATGGCGGGTACGGCGGGAGCGGCGGGCGTGGGGTCACTCATCCTGATCTCCCCCGGGCGCGGAACGGGTGTGGTGCTCGCATTGTTCGGCCGCGCCTGCGGGACCCCTCCCGAGCTTCCTCCGGGGTCCCTCTCTCCCCTCACTCCTCAACTGACGCTCACTTCCCGTACGTTGACCCGGACCCCACCCCACAGCACAATGAGCGCGCATGCATGAGAGCGCTCTCACCCTCGTCATGTGTCCACGCCTCGCACCGTGACCCGTGACCCGTGACCCGTGACTTCCAAGGAGACCCATGACCGGCAGCCAAGGCCCGGCGTTCAGCCGCCGTGCGCTCATCGGGACCGGACTCGGTGCCGGCGCCGCGGCCCTTGTCGCGGTCGGCTCCGGCGGGGCGCAGGCGGTGGAAGGCCCGTCCGCCGGCACGGCCTCGGCGCCGCGCCGGGCGTACGCCTTCCTCGCCGCCGCCATGGACGCCTATCCGGATCACGGCACCATACGGCTGGCCCAGAGCTACACCGACCAGGCCGGCCTGTTCAGCACGGCCTTCACCTACGACAACGCCCTCGTGATCCTGGCCTGCCTCGCCTCCCGCACCGAGGACGGCCGGTCCCGGGGCATGGCGCTCGGTGACGCGCTGCTCTACGCCCAGGCCCACGACCCCGTGTACGACGACGGCAGGCTGCGCCAGGCCTACAACGTCGGGCCGTACACCTTCTTCGACGGTTCGCCGCAGCCGTACGGCTTCGTGCGAGCGGACGGCACGGCCAACATCGGCAGCCAGTTCGGCTTCACCGGGACTGCCGTGGGGGACATGGCCTGGGCCGGCATCGCGCTGAGCGCACTCGCCCGTCGCACCGGGGAGCGCCGCTTCCTCACCGGCGCCGTACGGATCGGGGAGTGGATCGAGCGCGTCGGCCGTACCGAAGAGCCCCTGGGCGGCTACAAGTTCGGGGTCAACGCGGCCGACGAGAAACTGCCGCCCACCTCGACCGAGCACAACACCGACCTGGTCTGCCTCTTCGGACGGCTCGCCCGGCTCACCGGGGACCGGGTGTGGCGGGAGCGGCGCGAGCGTGCCGAAGCCTTCGTCAGGAACATGTGGGAGCCGGACGGGGGCTTCTTCTACACCGGTACCAACGACGGCGTGACGATCAACAAGTCGCCGATCCCCGAGGACACCCAGACCTGGACCCACCTCGCCCTCGCCTCCCCCGCCCATTCCCGGTCGCTGGACTGGGCCGCGACCGAGCTGGCGGTCCTGGACACGGCCGACCGACGCAACAGCACCGTGCCCGCGGGCCAGTCGTACGAAGGGGTCACCTTCAGCTCCGCCGGTCTCCTGGCGAACGAGGACGCCCCGATCGCCGAGTTCCAGCCCAAGCCCGACCGCAACGGCGTGTGGTTCGAAGGAACGGCGCACCTCGCGCTCGCCCTGCGGGACAGGCACGCCCCCGGTGACGAGGCACGCGCCCGGCGGCTGATCGCCTCCATCGAGCGGGCCCAGGACCTGCTCGGCCGCGGCCAGACCCTCGGGGGCGGGGCGGTGGCCGAGAAATCCGGAGTGGTCTCGGCGAGCAGCCCGCTCGACACCGGTTTCGGGTTCGGCTACTACCCCTACCGGCACGCGGGGGCCACCGCCTGGTACCTGCTGGCGGCGGCACGCGCCAACCCCCTGCGGGCCTGACTGGCGGACAAGCCGGCGCGAGCGCCCGCGCGCGGACGTACGAATGCGCCGAGGGCGGCTTCCAGACCCTCCCCTGTTCGCAACCTCGGTGCCATGATGGTGAGTTATGGCTGAGGGGGACGAAGTGACGGGCCGTGGTATCCGGGTGCGGTTGGAGGGGGACGCCACCGAGAGCGATGTCGGCGCCCTGCGCAAGTGGCTGGAGCGGGAGAAACCACTCGACGAACAGGTCCGTGCGGGCCGGCTGCAGATCCACGAACGGAGCCGCGGGGACGAGCCCGGGGCCCCGATGGGCGTCGGCATGGAGATCATCGTTGCGGTGACCGGGGGCGCCGCGTCCATCCTCTTCAGGGAGCTGCTGGACCAGGTCAAGCGGGCCGTGGAGGCTTGGCGGGCCAATCGCAGCGAGGTGGAGGACGGCGAGCCTCCGGAGGCTCGCGTCGACACTGTGGACCCCGACGACAGGTAGTCCGGTGACCGGTTTCGACCCGCGTGGGCTGGTGAACCGGGCGCTGCTGGTCGGGGTGTCCGAGTACGACCTCACGGAGCCGCCGCACGGTGTGCCCGGCGACCTGCCCGCCGTCAAGCACAACGTGAACCGGCTCCGCGACGTGCTGCAGCGTGGGCGCGTGTTCGGGGAGCATGAGATCACCGTGTCCCGGTCGCCGTCCCTGGACGACTTCAGCCGCGCCCTGCGCACCGCCGCCGGCGAGGCCGAGGGGCTGCTGCTGTTGTACTTCGCCGGGCACGGCGCGATCCCCAGCGCGGGCGACGAGCTGTTCCTGCAGATGCGCAACGCGAGTGTCGTCGCGGGCGGGCACGCCGTCTTCCCCGGCGCGGAGATGTTCACCACCGTGCTGACGGTGCTCGCCACCAGTCCCGCCCGGCGCATCGTGGTGATCCTCGACTGCTGCTTCGCCGGCAACGCCGCCTGGCTGTGGGAGACCTTCCGCGACAAGCGGCGCGTGCTGCTGCTGATGAGCGTCCAGGCCAACCACCGCACCGACGCGGGCGATCCGCGGACGCCGACCCCGTTCACCGAGGAGCTCTTACGCCTCCTCGACACCGACGAGGAGGCGTGGTTCCAGGACCTCGCGGACAGACAGCGGGAACGGATGGCGGCGGCCGGTCACCGGACCGTGCGCGGCGAGCCCTGGGAGCCGCAGAGCCGGACGGAGCCGACGGAGGACGTACTGCTGGCGGCCCGCGCGGCCCGGCCGGCGGGCGGCGGCCCCAAGGACACGGCCGAACCGCTGGTGCCGGTGGCACCGGACGGCGGGGAGCAGCCGCGCACAGCGGCACGGCGCGCCGTCAGGACACCGATCGGGCATGCCTGGGCGGCTCCGAGCGCCCTCCTCCACACCTGTGTCGAAGCCGTCGGCGCACGGCTGCGGCGCACCCGGCGGCTCGGCCTCGTCCGCCCGGGGCAGCGCCCCCGCCGCCGGGCCACGGCCCCGGCCGTCCTGCTCGTCCTCGCCACCCTGGGTCTCGGCTCGTACGGCGTCGTCGTCCTCGTCGGCGACGACTCCTCCTGCGCGCCTCCCCTGGAGTTACGCGTCCTGACCGATCCCGACCTGGAGCCGACCGTCCGCGCGGCCGCCGACGCGTACCTGACGTCGGAGGAGAACACCACCGGCGAGGGCTGCCGCCGCAGCGGCCTGACCGTCTACAGCGCGGGTGCCGCCGACGTGGTCCGCGCGCTGCGCAAGCAGTCCGCCTCCTGGCAGGAGCCGCCCGACGAGCGCACCAACCCGCAGCGCGACGTCGGCCCGCAACCGGACATATGGATTCCCGCCTCCCGCGCGGACGTCGCCCGGGTCACCGCCTGGCAGGACACGGACGCCGTCGCCACCCTCGACCCGGAGGACGCGCCCCTCGCCTACTCCCCCGTCGTACTCGCCGTGCCTCAGGACCTCGCCGCCCGGTCCCGCAGCGAGCGCGTCGGCCCCGCGCTGATCCCGATGATCGACGCCTTGCGCGAGCGGCACGAGAACGCCGAAGTGCACCGCCCCGACCCCGAGTTCACGGACACGGGGCTGCTCGCCTCGATCGGTCTGTACGGCAGCGGCGCCCTCGCCCCCGGCCGCGCGGAACAACGGATCGCGCCGGGGCCGCCCTCCCCCACCGCGACCGAGCTGCTGTGCACGCTGCCCGACGACGAGGCCGTGGACAAGCGCGCGGCCGCCCTCGTCCCCGAGTTCCTGATGAAGAGCGGCGTCGGCTGCGACAGCACACGGCGCGAACCGCGGGTGGCCCAGTACCCCGGCAACGTGCCCGGACTGGAGCCCGTCTTCGTCCGGGTCCGCTGGCAGGGCGCCGAGCGCGACGTCGCCGCGCGCGACCGTGCGGCCGACGGCTTCCGCACCTGGCTCGCCGACAGGGCGGGGCGGGAGGTGTTCGCCCGGGCCGGCTTCCGCGAGACCAGCGGCAGCGGCAGCCGGTCACTGCTGGACACGAGCGACATCGCCCCCGGGGTACTGCCCGCGCCCGACGGGCTCGTCGAGCCCGCCGGGCGGGACGCCATGGAAAGGGCACTGACGCGGTACCGCGGCGCCCACGGGCCCGGCCGGGTCCTCTTCCTGCTCGACACCTCGGGTTCGATGGCCGATCTGTGGCAAGGACCCAGCGGCGGCCCCGGTCTGCTCAAACAGTCGCTGGGCGGCCTCGGCGACGACGACGAGTACGCCGTATGGGCCGTGTCCGGCACGGGCGACCGACCGCCGTACGCCACCCTGCTGCCCTTCGGCCACCACGCCCGCAGGGACGCCGAGCAGGTCATCGACCGGAACGCCCGGGTGCGCGACGCCGAGGCCGACCCCCGCGCGGCCCTGCTCGCCGCGCTCGAGGAGATGGAGCGGCGCGGTGCCGGCGACGAGCGCCCTCAGCTGATCGTGTACATCACCGACGACGAGGACGCGGGCCGGCTGACCGGCGGCGACCTGAACTCCGTGCTGGCACGGGCCCGTTCGGCACAGGTGCCGGTGACGATGGTGTCGCTGACGGGCGACGGCTGCGACGAGGACAAGCCGGACACGGCGATCTCCGAGGCGAGCGGCGGCCGGTGCGTGGACGCCGACGAGGACCTCGGTTCCGCTCTGCACGACGAGGTCGCGCGCACCGGCACGGGGGAGGACTGATGGCCCGACGGTTCGCGACACTGCTGACCCTGCTCCTGGTGGCCGCCTGCGGTGGCGGCGGGAACGGCGCGGCGCCGGCGCCCTCCGCGGACGAGCCCGGCACCATCGTCATCGCCAGCGGCCGGGACGTCACCGGCAAGAACGGCGTCCGGCAGCAGCTCATCGACGCCTGGAACGCGCGGCAGGAGAAGGACGGCAGCGGCTACGACGCCCGCCTGGTCGAACTCCCCGGAAGCGCCGACGAACAGCGCGGCCAGCTGCTCGGCGCGCTGCAGTCCGGCAGCGCCGACTACGACGTGGTCAACCTCGATGTGACCTGGGTACCGGAGTTCGCCGCCGCCGACCTGATCCGGCCGCTGCCCGAGACGATGATCGACAGTGATGTCATCGCGTCCGTGGCCGACACGGCACGGTGGGACGACAAGGTGTACGCGGTGCCGTTCAACAGCGACGTCGGGCTGCTCTACTACCGGACGGACCACCTGCGTCAGGCGGCCATCCAGCAGACCGACCTGAGCGGCGGAATCGGGTGGAGGCGGCTGGAGGCCCTGATCAACACTCTCAACGACCACAAGCCCAAGGGCTACGAGAGAGGCTGGACCACCCAGCTCGACGCCTACGAGGGCCGCACGGTCAATGCCGTGGAGGCGTTCGCGTCCGCGGTGGAGGACTTCTCGCTCACCGACGAGGACGGCCACTACGACGCCACCGTCGACGAGTTGACGGCGGGCATCGCGGAACTGCGCCACCGCACCGACGAGCCGTACACCCTCCCGGACGCCGACGACTCCGACGAGGCGGCCTCCCTGGGTGACTTCGCCGAGGGCCGGACCACGTTCCTGCGCCACTGGCCGTACGCCTACCGCACCCTGTACCAGTCCTTCACCGACGACCAGCTCCGAGTGGCCCCGCTGCCCGGCCGGGCGGTGCTCGGCGGCCAGAACCTCGCGGTGACCGGGGCTTCGCAGCGGGCGGAGAAGGCCGCCGAGCTGATCGCCTTCCTCACCGGCCGGGAGAGCGAGCGCTGCCTGCTGGACGCCGGCTTCGCGGCCACGCGCAAGTCGGCGTACGTGGATGACGACGTGCGGTGCACGATGACCGGCGCGCCCGCTTCCCCCTCCCCCGCCGGCGAGAGCGCCGACCGTATGCCACGCGACGGTGCGGGCCGCCCCGGCTACGCCCGCCGGATCCTGCTCCCTGCCCTCCAGCAGGCCGTCTCCCGTCCCCGCACCCCGCTCTACGGCGCCTTCACGCAGACGTTCACCGCGCGGCTGGGACCTCTGTTCGGCGAGGACCCGCCGAGCGACGCTGTGCTGGCCGAGAGCCTGGACTCCGGACTGAGGAAGGCACTGCCGGACTGAACACCGGGTATTCCCTCAGCAGCCTCACCGCGCAACTCTGCCATTGGGCTCGCAACGGCCGACTCCTCCGCACCATGCCGAGCACCTACAAGATCACTCTCGCGTATGCGGTGGACCGGTCACGGCAGATCAACCGGACGGCGCGTGTCGATGTTCACCAGATCGTGCCGTGGTTGCGTCCTTTTGCGCAGGGCAAACTCGTCCATCCCGAGCCCCCCCTGCTGCAGCACCGTCTGCAGCCCGGTGCTTCGCCGCCCGTGCCGGAAGGTGAGTCCGTTGACCTGCTCGGCGAACGTGGCCTGCCGGCAGGGGCTGTCGCGGCAGCGAACCGACGGACCTGTAACGCGATCACCCGGACGCCCGGCGACTGCGGTGTCGGCGCGGCGGCGTACGTATCGGCTGTGCACTCGGCCCGACGTCGTCCCGCAGAACGAAGGCGGCTGCGCCGGCGCTTTGCAGACCATCGGCACGTGGTCACGATGTGTCACCCTTCAGGGCGGTCAGGCGTTTCCTGCAGCGGCGAGAAGCCGTTCCATAACCGGGAGAGCCCGGGAGAGCACCGCTTCGTCGAGTGCCCCGAGTTCGGCGATGGCGGCGGCCAGGGCTGCGCTGCTGGTGCGGTCGTAGCGGTCCAGGAGTTCCAGGGCGGCGGCAGTGGCCGTGAGGCCGACGGTGCGCAGGTCGTGCGGGGAGGGGTGGCGCTCGACCAGGCCGGAGGCGATCATGGTCTTCACCAGGTTGCTGACGGTGGACGGGGCCATCCGACAGCTCGGTGGCCACGGCTCGGGGAGTGGTTCCCGGATGGGCGGCCAGTGCGCGAAGAAGTTCGATCTGGGCTTCCGGCAGGTCAGGCAGGTTGCCGGCACAGCGGACGGATCGCAGTACGGCCCGGGGGTGAGGACATCACCGGATCAATCATCCTGGTCGGGCTCTGTCTCCTGGCGGTCGATGCCGGTGGTACGGAACCGGCTGCGGTAGCCGCCCGGCGAGACTCCGAGGTTGCGGCGGAAGATCCGTCTCATCGTCTCCGGGGAGCCGAAGCCGGCACGCCGTGCGACGGACTCCTGGCCCTCGCCGCCGGTCACCAGGAGAAGCTTGGCCGCCTCCAGCCGGGTCTGCTCCACGTAGCGGGCCGGCGTCATGCCCACCTCGTCGCGGAACATCCGCGCCAGATGGCGTTCGCTCACCGCGGCGCGGGCGGCCATGGCGGCAGTCGAGTGGTCCGCGGCCGGTTCGAGGACCACTGCGTCCAGGACCTGGCGCAGGCCGCGTGTGGTGGGGGCGCCCGCCTCGGACCAGACGCTGAACTGGGCCTGGCCGCCCGGGCGTTGCAGGAAGACAACCATCCACCGGGCGACCCTGCGGGCGACGTCGGTGCCGTAGTCGTTCTCGACGATGGCCAGGGCCATGTCGGTGCCCGCGCTGATGCCGGCACCGGTGACGAAGGGGCCGTCCTGGACGAAGAGGGCGTCCAGATCCACCTTGATACGGGGGTACTCCCGGGCAAGTCGCGCGCAGTGCGCCCAGTGGGTCGTCGCTCGGCGTCCGTCCAACAGCCCGAGGGCGGCCAGCACGAAGGCCCCGGTACAGACGGAGGCGATCCGCGATGCCCGGGGCGCCAGCTCCTGGACCATCGCCAGCGCCTCGGGGACCGTGTCCGGGGTCAGCTCCTCCGGTATGTCGTGCGTGCCCGGAGCGAACGTGAAGTCAGCCGGTACACCTCCCGGCACCAGGAGGGTGTCGATGGAGTCGGGAGCGTCGGTCACTGGAATGTCCGCGCTCAGCCGGGTGAACGCGGTCGTCCCGACCGGTTGCCCCGTGGGCGAGATCAGCAGCACCCGGTAGCGGGCCCCGAAGTCGTTGGCCCGGGCGAAGATCTCCAGCGGCGCCGCCACGTCCTGCAGCGTCACCTTGTCGTACAGGACGAAGACCATGGTCCGCTCGGCGCCGCGGTCCACGGCCGCGATACTCCGGTTCATACTCCGACCTCCTCAGTGGAGCGAGGCTTGCCCTCGTGTCCGAAATCGTGGCTCGTGTGTCCGTTGCAGCCCTTGGCTCCTGTCCCGCCACACGGGAACGTGGAAGCCGAGCAAACCACCCGGCCGGGTATCCGGGTTCCCGGAAATACCGGGTGAGGAATACTAACCGCACGAAGACCTGATTGGTCCAGTGCTCATATCGATCTTGCAGCCTCCCATGGCCTCACCGACAGGCCTGGGCGGCTTTTTTTGCGTTGACACGGCAAGGCCGCCTCCGTCAATTCCGGACACCATTTATTCAGCCATCGTTAACTTGCGTGAAACACGGCGGCCGGAACCTATTGATGTCTCACCGCGCCATAGCCGACACAATTGGCACCGAGGTAACTGCGGTCGAGAGGGTGCCCTGCCAGGGCGTATTCGGCAGCAGAAGCCGAAGAAGCATGCCTGTCCATGTCCGAATCGAAGGACGCGAAGTACCGGATTCGGCACCGACGACCGGGCCTTCATGCGCAACTTTCACGCCATGGATTCCCATTCTTTTCCGCCCCTCAGCGGGCCAATTATCGCCTGCCCATATTCGGGCACGAATTCCGCCGGGCCATGAGAACCCGGCGTCAGAGGAGTGGTTTGGCCATGCGCCAGCTAAATGCTTTGTCGATCAGCATCGGCGTGCTCGGCGGAGTCGCCACGCTGATGACCGCAACCGTCCTGACCGTTCCGGTCTGGGTCATCTTCATTGCCTGGGCCTCCTTCTTCATTCTCGGAGCCGGCACCGACGGCATGGCGAGATCGATCGCCTCGAACCTGACCGGCATTGTCATCGCCTCGCTCACGCTGTTGGTCATCCACGCGCTGGGCGGTGGCACCGCCATCGCCGCCATCGCCGTGGGTGTGGGCAGCGCCGCCATGGTGCAGGCGTCGAAGATCCCTCTGCTCTCGAAACTCCCGGCCATCGTGTGGGGGTTCGCCTCCACGGTCGGCACCGTGGCCGCCACCGGCCACGACATCACCACCGCATCCATCAGCAACCCGGCGCTCGTCGCGGCGCTGTCCATGGTTCTGGGCGCGGTGTTCGGCATCGCCTCGGAGTACTGGGGAGCCGCGATGACCGCACGCCCGGCCGCCGAGCCGACCCTGGAAGGGCAGTCATGAAGCTTCAGCACCATCTGGGGGGTCTGGAGAACCTCGGCCCCGTGGCCTACGAGCCCCGTGTCTTCGTCGAGGACTGGGAGCAGCGCATCTTCGGCATCCACGTCGCGATGATGGGCCTCAGCGCCCACCTCGGCGACGCTGTGCCCCAGTACCCGGTCGAGGACGTGCCCAGCGCCTTCTCCTCCGTCTGGACCTGGGCGGA
The nucleotide sequence above comes from Streptomyces sp. NL15-2K. Encoded proteins:
- a CDS encoding extracellular solute-binding protein, which produces MARRFATLLTLLLVAACGGGGNGAAPAPSADEPGTIVIASGRDVTGKNGVRQQLIDAWNARQEKDGSGYDARLVELPGSADEQRGQLLGALQSGSADYDVVNLDVTWVPEFAAADLIRPLPETMIDSDVIASVADTARWDDKVYAVPFNSDVGLLYYRTDHLRQAAIQQTDLSGGIGWRRLEALINTLNDHKPKGYERGWTTQLDAYEGRTVNAVEAFASAVEDFSLTDEDGHYDATVDELTAGIAELRHRTDEPYTLPDADDSDEAASLGDFAEGRTTFLRHWPYAYRTLYQSFTDDQLRVAPLPGRAVLGGQNLAVTGASQRAEKAAELIAFLTGRESERCLLDAGFAATRKSAYVDDDVRCTMTGAPASPSPAGESADRMPRDGAGRPGYARRILLPALQQAVSRPRTPLYGAFTQTFTARLGPLFGEDPPSDAVLAESLDSGLRKALPD
- a CDS encoding MarR family winged helix-turn-helix transcriptional regulator, whose amino-acid sequence is MAPSTVSNLVKTMIASGLVERHPSPHDLRTVGLTATAAALELLDRYDRTSSAALAAAIAELGALDEAVLSRALPVMERLLAAAGNA
- a CDS encoding helix-turn-helix domain-containing protein produces the protein MNRSIAAVDRGAERTMVFVLYDKVTLQDVAAPLEIFARANDFGARYRVLLISPTGQPVGTTAFTRLSADIPVTDAPDSIDTLLVPGGVPADFTFAPGTHDIPEELTPDTVPEALAMVQELAPRASRIASVCTGAFVLAALGLLDGRRATTHWAHCARLAREYPRIKVDLDALFVQDGPFVTGAGISAGTDMALAIVENDYGTDVARRVARWMVVFLQRPGGQAQFSVWSEAGAPTTRGLRQVLDAVVLEPAADHSTAAMAARAAVSERHLARMFRDEVGMTPARYVEQTRLEAAKLLLVTGGEGQESVARRAGFGSPETMRRIFRRNLGVSPGGYRSRFRTTGIDRQETEPDQDD
- a CDS encoding DUF1097 domain-containing protein yields the protein MRQLNALSISIGVLGGVATLMTATVLTVPVWVIFIAWASFFILGAGTDGMARSIASNLTGIVIASLTLLVIHALGGGTAIAAIAVGVGSAAMVQASKIPLLSKLPAIVWGFASTVGTVAATGHDITTASISNPALVAALSMVLGAVFGIASEYWGAAMTARPAAEPTLEGQS